One Sodalinema gerasimenkoae IPPAS B-353 DNA segment encodes these proteins:
- the acs gene encoding acetate--CoA ligase, with protein MSQPTIESILHEKRSFPPSAEFSAQARIKSMEDYQALYDAAAADPEGFWGNLAEKELEWFEKWDQVLDWNPPTAKWFVGGKLNISHNCLDRHLGTWRKNKAALIWEGEPGDSRTLTYGQLHREVCQMANVIKSFGVQKGDVVGIYMPMIPEAAIAMLACARIGAVHTVVFGGFSAEALRERLNDASAKLVITADGGYRKDTVVPLKPQVDKALDNNAIPSVDNVLVVRRTGDEMNMETGRDHWWHDLQKTASADCPAEVMDSEDMLFILHTSGSTGKPKGVVHTTGGYNLYTHITCQWTFDLQETDVYWCTADVGWITGHSYIVYGPLSNGATTVMYEGVPRPSNPGCFWDVVEKYGVTIFYTAPTAIRAFMKAGEQHPKSRNLSSLRILGTVGEPINPEAWVWYHRVIGQERCPILDTWWQTETGGFMLTPLPGATPTKPGSATRPFPGILADVVDLEGNPVEVNQGGYLVIKHPWPSMMRTVYGDFDRFRRSYWEHIQPKDGQHFYFAGDGARKDEDGYFWVMGRVDDVISVSGHRLGTMEIESALVSHPAVTEAAVVGKPDELRGESIVAFVSLESEHDPSEALEKELKQHVVEDIGAIARPQEIRFTEDLPKTRSGKIMRRLLRNLAAGEEISGDTSTLQDRGVL; from the coding sequence ATGTCTCAACCCACCATTGAATCGATCCTGCATGAGAAGCGCAGTTTTCCACCCTCGGCTGAGTTTTCGGCTCAGGCTCGCATCAAAAGCATGGAGGACTATCAGGCCCTGTATGATGCTGCCGCCGCTGATCCTGAAGGCTTCTGGGGCAATTTAGCTGAGAAGGAACTGGAGTGGTTCGAGAAATGGGATCAGGTCCTCGATTGGAACCCTCCCACAGCTAAATGGTTTGTCGGCGGTAAACTGAATATCTCCCATAACTGCCTCGATCGCCACCTGGGCACCTGGCGTAAAAACAAAGCGGCCCTGATTTGGGAAGGAGAACCGGGGGATTCTCGAACCCTCACCTATGGCCAACTGCATCGGGAAGTCTGTCAGATGGCTAATGTCATCAAGTCGTTTGGGGTGCAGAAAGGGGATGTGGTGGGGATTTATATGCCCATGATTCCCGAGGCGGCGATCGCCATGTTAGCCTGTGCCCGTATTGGGGCGGTGCATACCGTCGTTTTTGGCGGCTTTAGTGCTGAGGCCCTGCGGGAACGTCTCAACGATGCTTCCGCCAAATTGGTGATTACCGCCGATGGGGGCTATCGCAAAGATACAGTGGTTCCCCTAAAACCCCAAGTTGACAAAGCCCTCGACAACAATGCCATCCCCAGCGTCGACAATGTGCTGGTGGTCCGGCGGACTGGGGACGAGATGAACATGGAAACGGGCCGTGACCATTGGTGGCATGATCTGCAAAAAACTGCCTCCGCCGACTGTCCCGCTGAAGTGATGGATAGTGAGGATATGCTATTTATCCTCCATACCAGTGGCAGTACCGGTAAACCCAAAGGCGTGGTTCACACCACCGGCGGCTATAACCTCTACACCCATATCACCTGTCAATGGACCTTCGACCTGCAAGAGACTGATGTCTATTGGTGTACCGCTGACGTGGGTTGGATTACGGGCCACAGCTATATTGTCTATGGTCCCCTGTCGAATGGGGCAACGACGGTGATGTACGAGGGGGTTCCTCGTCCCTCTAATCCCGGCTGTTTCTGGGATGTGGTGGAAAAATACGGCGTGACGATTTTCTACACTGCCCCCACGGCGATTCGGGCCTTTATGAAAGCCGGGGAACAGCATCCAAAATCCCGTAATCTTTCCTCCCTGCGGATTTTGGGAACCGTTGGCGAACCGATTAACCCGGAAGCTTGGGTTTGGTATCATCGGGTGATTGGTCAGGAGCGATGCCCCATTTTAGATACCTGGTGGCAAACGGAAACGGGGGGCTTTATGTTAACACCGCTCCCTGGGGCCACTCCCACCAAACCGGGTTCAGCCACTCGTCCCTTCCCTGGCATTCTTGCCGATGTGGTGGATTTAGAGGGCAATCCGGTTGAGGTGAATCAGGGGGGCTATTTGGTAATTAAGCATCCCTGGCCGAGCATGATGCGCACGGTGTATGGGGATTTTGACCGCTTCCGCCGTAGTTATTGGGAGCATATTCAACCCAAAGATGGGCAACATTTCTATTTTGCTGGGGATGGCGCTCGCAAGGATGAGGATGGCTATTTCTGGGTGATGGGCCGGGTTGATGATGTGATTAGTGTCTCGGGCCATCGTTTGGGAACGATGGAGATTGAGTCGGCGTTGGTGTCTCATCCGGCGGTGACGGAGGCAGCCGTTGTCGGGAAACCCGATGAGTTACGGGGAGAGAGTATTGTGGCGTTTGTCTCTCTCGAATCGGAACATGACCCCTCCGAGGCGCTGGAGAAAGAGTTGAAACAGCATGTGGTTGAGGACATTGGGGCGATCGCCCGTCCCCAGGAGATTCGCTTTACGGAGGATTTACCGAAAACCCGCTCTGGGAAAATCATGCGTCGTCTGTTGCGCAATCTCGCCGCTGGTGAGGAAATCTCCGGCGATACGTCAACGCTACAAGATCGCGGTGTCCTC
- a CDS encoding CHASE2 domain-containing protein: protein MLIAPPRFRTRTGHPESMCSSSPVQRLWQWRARLGAMVGTTSMILAATTGGLFQMLEAAMLDRYIQHRPLEAPDPRLVLITIDDDDIGAAGEWPLSDQRLAMLLEQVRSQQPRVLGLHLYRDVPIPPGSDRLSEVLATTPNLIGMEKYIGQSVPPPPILQQLNQVGLADMVVDPDGVIRRGLVSVRGNDGRIRNSFAAALALMYLQAEQVPIEPQGSGSSRVQLGKTLIESLRQNDGGYAHIDDGGYQVILNYRGTQENFETISMSDVLAGEVPDDLFRDRIAMIGLVTPTFKEHYNTPYSNRVRDRYTQMSSLLIHANLTSQLVSAALDGRKMIRFPSPALEWLWVLSWAGAGTLISWYWWQTSQFRNHKSPAWGLLMVYLGGLCLIPLVIGYLAFLSGCWVPVISPISAGLMSSFVVSLHKVHRLQKLATCDGLTQLANRRYFDLYLERLWWLSLRRQQPISLILCDVDYFKPYNDTYGHRQGDDCLQQIARALTRSVRSGDVVARYGGEEFAIILPDTSLKDAMTVAQRMNNTVRHLRLSHETSVVAPYVTLSCGVANLIPQLENSSYELIEGADYALYEAKEKGRNTCVLRQLPGQASSEY from the coding sequence ATGCTGATCGCGCCTCCCCGATTTCGCACTCGAACGGGGCATCCTGAATCTATGTGCAGCAGTTCCCCAGTTCAACGGTTATGGCAATGGAGAGCAAGACTCGGGGCAATGGTTGGCACAACCAGCATGATTCTGGCGGCTACAACTGGAGGCTTGTTTCAGATGTTGGAGGCGGCGATGTTAGATCGCTATATTCAACATCGACCGTTGGAGGCCCCAGACCCACGACTGGTCTTGATTACGATTGATGATGATGATATAGGAGCGGCGGGTGAATGGCCCTTATCTGACCAACGGCTGGCGATGTTACTCGAACAGGTGCGATCGCAGCAGCCTCGTGTTCTAGGACTGCATCTATATCGGGATGTTCCCATTCCACCGGGGAGCGATCGCCTCTCAGAGGTTCTGGCGACCACCCCGAACCTGATTGGGATGGAAAAATATATCGGCCAGTCTGTTCCCCCACCGCCGATTTTGCAACAACTCAATCAGGTGGGATTAGCCGATATGGTGGTAGACCCCGATGGGGTGATTCGTCGGGGCCTGGTTTCAGTGCGGGGGAACGATGGCAGAATTCGGAATAGTTTTGCGGCGGCCCTGGCTTTGATGTATCTGCAAGCCGAACAAGTCCCCATTGAACCCCAGGGTTCAGGAAGTAGTCGGGTTCAGTTGGGTAAAACCTTGATCGAATCCCTGCGGCAAAATGATGGGGGTTATGCCCATATCGATGATGGCGGCTATCAGGTTATCCTTAACTACCGGGGAACTCAGGAGAACTTCGAGACCATTTCCATGAGTGACGTGCTGGCCGGTGAGGTACCGGATGACCTCTTCCGCGATCGCATTGCCATGATTGGCCTGGTCACGCCGACGTTTAAGGAGCATTACAATACTCCCTATAGTAATCGGGTGCGCGATCGCTATACTCAGATGTCGAGTTTACTGATTCACGCCAATCTCACCAGTCAACTCGTCAGTGCGGCGTTGGATGGGCGCAAAATGATTCGCTTCCCCAGCCCTGCCCTAGAATGGCTTTGGGTCTTAAGTTGGGCCGGTGCCGGAACCCTCATTAGTTGGTACTGGTGGCAAACCAGTCAGTTTCGCAACCATAAATCCCCGGCTTGGGGTCTGCTGATGGTCTATCTGGGGGGCCTCTGTCTAATTCCTCTCGTAATTGGCTATCTCGCCTTTCTCAGCGGCTGTTGGGTTCCCGTCATCTCCCCCATCTCCGCCGGACTGATGTCTAGCTTTGTGGTCAGTCTTCATAAAGTGCATCGCCTCCAGAAACTCGCCACCTGTGATGGCTTGACGCAACTGGCGAACCGTCGTTACTTTGATCTCTACCTAGAGCGCCTCTGGTGGCTGAGCCTGCGACGGCAACAGCCAATTTCTCTGATTCTCTGTGATGTGGACTACTTTAAGCCCTACAATGACACTTACGGTCATCGTCAGGGGGATGACTGCTTGCAACAAATTGCTCGGGCGTTAACTCGTTCTGTCCGCAGCGGTGATGTGGTAGCCCGGTATGGCGGTGAGGAATTTGCTATCATTCTGCCCGATACAAGCTTAAAGGATGCCATGACGGTGGCCCAACGAATGAATAACACCGTCCGTCACTTGCGGTTAAGCCATGAAACATCGGTGGTTGCACCTTATGTCACCCTCAGTTGTGGCGTCGCCAATCTCATCCCTCAACTCGAAAACAGTTCCTATGAACTGATCGAGGGAGCAGATTATGCTCTCTACGAAGCCAAAGAGAAGGGGCGTAATACTTGTGTCTTACGGCAACTTCCAGGGCAGGCCTCATCGGAGTATTAA
- a CDS encoding CHASE2 domain-containing protein, with product MVAVVFLDSQGGFQRLEWATLDYYLRLSRPEPPETPIVLVTIDQSDLRELGGWPISDRILAETLENLQNGNPAVIGLNLYRDLPVPPSSEALEQLMVTLPNLVGIYKHFGRPTPPPPILARRGLIGFGDVLPDFDGKIRRSLLSHVDEQEGVQLSFAARVSLMYLQRQHNIEARIDPQRGLIQVGQARFTPRRQVESGQGLMVRSGYQVVMTCRGPHQNFQVVSIRDLLANPVPANSLEGNVVLIGGVSDPLNPGFNQPYSYSISDLDYSSLWIHGSFISQILGATLEGQPLLRHVSEGGRLLWTLIWAIGGVVVSSQLLGERRFKRQSRCLRWVVLGGTLVLTGSLPMFLSYLLLQGGWWLPVIAPMMALFLTGLSRATQMLRERQYESDRRLLQFLEALPLGICVLNQDGSVHYTNAMADAILGEVGVPGSRDALRRAASAYISETEQHFPPEKTPASRALEGLPSKGYTLDIELQGDRIPLEMWGTPILDRQGTVTFAVVAFQDISARRQANASQEQATRDLFQVNQDLDRALNMEVQLTDAAARFVPHEFLSFLGYESLVDVKLGEAVAKEMSILFSDIRDFTMLSEKMTLEDNFNFINAYLSRMEPTISENNGFIDKYIGDAIMALFGGGADDAVRAAIAMLDCLTEYNKTRQRPGRPPLRIGIGINTGSLMLGIVGGQHHLDTTVISDAVNLASRIEGLTKIYGTPLLISHDTFLQLEDTNCYMIRLIDRVSVKGKSEKVSVFEVFDADPPDIKHAKLEERTHFEQAVLLYHVQQYAEAKTLFEHCLNKIKHDRPCEIYLERCAQGNKTPWATVDDSINPM from the coding sequence ATGGTTGCTGTCGTCTTCCTGGATTCTCAGGGCGGCTTTCAACGGCTCGAATGGGCAACCCTAGACTACTACCTGCGTCTGAGCCGTCCAGAGCCGCCGGAAACGCCTATTGTTTTAGTGACGATTGATCAATCTGACCTGAGGGAGCTTGGGGGATGGCCCATCAGCGATCGCATCTTAGCCGAAACCTTAGAAAACCTCCAGAACGGGAACCCAGCGGTTATTGGTCTAAACCTCTATCGAGATCTCCCGGTTCCCCCCAGTTCAGAGGCGTTGGAGCAGCTCATGGTCACGCTGCCAAACCTGGTGGGGATTTATAAACACTTTGGACGGCCCACCCCCCCACCCCCGATTCTTGCGCGTCGAGGACTGATTGGCTTTGGGGATGTTCTGCCGGATTTCGATGGCAAAATCCGGCGTAGTCTTCTGTCTCACGTGGATGAGCAGGAGGGGGTGCAATTGAGTTTTGCGGCTCGGGTGAGTCTGATGTATTTACAACGGCAGCATAATATCGAGGCCAGGATTGATCCTCAACGGGGTCTGATTCAGGTCGGCCAAGCTCGGTTTACTCCCCGGCGTCAGGTGGAGTCTGGACAGGGGCTGATGGTACGGTCTGGCTACCAAGTGGTGATGACCTGTCGTGGTCCTCATCAGAACTTCCAGGTGGTTTCTATTCGGGATCTGCTTGCTAATCCGGTTCCTGCCAACTCTCTTGAGGGCAACGTTGTTTTGATTGGTGGGGTTTCTGACCCCTTGAACCCGGGCTTTAATCAGCCGTACAGCTACAGTATTTCCGATTTAGACTATTCGAGTCTCTGGATTCATGGCAGTTTTATCAGTCAGATTTTAGGGGCAACCCTGGAGGGGCAACCCTTATTACGGCATGTCTCAGAGGGGGGTCGGTTGCTGTGGACGCTGATCTGGGCTATTGGGGGAGTGGTGGTCTCGAGTCAACTGTTAGGAGAACGGCGGTTCAAACGCCAGTCTCGTTGCCTACGCTGGGTTGTGTTGGGGGGAACCTTAGTCTTAACCGGGAGTTTACCCATGTTTCTGAGTTATCTGCTGTTGCAAGGGGGGTGGTGGCTCCCAGTTATTGCCCCCATGATGGCGTTATTTCTGACTGGGTTGAGTCGTGCCACTCAGATGCTTCGGGAACGCCAATATGAGAGCGATCGCCGTCTGTTACAGTTTCTCGAAGCCTTACCTCTGGGCATTTGCGTCCTCAACCAGGATGGTAGTGTTCACTATACGAATGCTATGGCGGATGCAATTCTGGGGGAGGTTGGGGTTCCCGGGAGTCGCGATGCTCTACGCAGGGCGGCTTCCGCCTACATTTCTGAAACTGAGCAACACTTCCCCCCAGAGAAAACTCCCGCCTCCCGGGCCTTAGAGGGTTTACCGTCTAAGGGATATACCCTGGATATCGAGTTGCAAGGAGACCGCATTCCTTTAGAAATGTGGGGGACGCCAATTTTAGACCGTCAAGGGACGGTTACGTTTGCGGTGGTAGCTTTTCAGGATATCAGCGCCCGTCGCCAGGCGAATGCCTCTCAGGAACAGGCAACCCGTGACCTATTTCAGGTCAACCAGGATTTAGATCGGGCCCTGAATATGGAAGTTCAGTTAACAGATGCGGCGGCCCGATTTGTGCCTCATGAATTTCTCTCATTTTTGGGCTATGAGAGTTTGGTGGATGTAAAACTGGGTGAGGCTGTTGCGAAAGAGATGTCGATTCTCTTTTCAGATATTCGAGATTTTACGATGTTATCTGAAAAGATGACATTGGAAGATAACTTCAACTTCATCAATGCCTATTTGTCCCGGATGGAGCCGACAATTTCCGAGAATAATGGCTTTATTGATAAGTATATTGGGGATGCCATTATGGCCTTGTTTGGTGGGGGAGCAGATGATGCTGTTCGGGCGGCGATCGCCATGTTAGACTGTCTAACGGAGTATAATAAAACCCGCCAACGGCCTGGCCGTCCACCACTACGGATTGGGATTGGCATTAATACGGGGTCATTAATGTTAGGAATTGTGGGGGGACAACATCATTTAGATACTACTGTCATCAGTGATGCGGTTAATTTAGCATCTCGAATTGAAGGACTAACTAAAATTTATGGGACGCCGCTATTGATTTCCCATGATACATTTTTGCAGCTAGAAGACACGAATTGCTATATGATTCGTCTCATTGATCGAGTGTCGGTTAAAGGTAAGTCTGAAAAGGTTTCAGTATTTGAGGTGTTTGATGCTGATCCGCCTGACATTAAACATGCTAAATTGGAGGAGAGAACCCATTTTGAACAAGCTGTGTTGTTATACCATGTGCAACAGTATGCTGAGGCAAAAACGTTGTTTGAGCATTGTCTAAATAAAATCAAACACGATCGCCCATGTGAGATTTATCTCGAACGCTGTGCCCAAGGGAACAAAACGCCTTGGGCCACCGTTGACGACTCCATAAACCCAATGTAG
- the cobQ gene encoding cobyric acid synthase CobQ, with amino-acid sequence MKALTVLGTTSEAGKSIITTALCRLLSRQGIRISPFKGASVSLQSYLTEIGGEMSYAQALQAWAAGISPAVEMNPLLLRPKGDSAYQVIVKGVTTETLSINEFYRWAETEGWAIVRQCLDQLGGEFDLLVCEGAGSAAEVHLRASDLANMRVARYLNSPTLLLVDSERGGALAHVVGTLELLEPIERALVRGIVINKWRGPQAVSQAAVSWLEERTGIPVLGVIPWDAIACSRQGTLNLLKRDGKPSTPEVTVAVVRLPHLTGFADFDPLDAEPTVRVKYVSLKQSLGYPDAVIVPGSRTTLADLEVLQESGMAQEILDYQSAGGTVLGIAGGFQMLGEFVADPEGVEGMEGRISGLSLLPMTTVITQQKVARQRSVTSTYPHVGLHVTGYELHRGRSKLAETEAFQPLFEDAKLGVVDSYQSIWGTYLHGIFDSGPWRRTWLNRLRQQRGLKALPTGIPNYREQRETLLENLTDFIEQNIDISPLIQ; translated from the coding sequence ATGAAAGCCCTTACCGTGTTGGGGACAACATCTGAAGCCGGGAAGTCGATTATAACGACGGCACTGTGTCGCCTACTCTCCCGCCAAGGCATTCGTATTTCTCCCTTTAAGGGAGCCAGCGTCAGCTTACAATCCTATTTGACGGAAATTGGGGGCGAGATGAGTTATGCCCAGGCCCTCCAGGCTTGGGCAGCGGGAATTTCTCCAGCGGTGGAGATGAACCCGCTCTTACTTCGGCCCAAAGGAGATTCCGCCTATCAGGTGATTGTCAAAGGGGTGACGACGGAAACCCTCAGCATTAATGAGTTTTACCGTTGGGCCGAGACCGAAGGCTGGGCGATCGTACGCCAATGTTTAGACCAGTTAGGGGGAGAGTTCGACCTTTTGGTCTGCGAGGGAGCCGGGAGTGCCGCAGAGGTGCATCTGCGGGCTTCGGATTTAGCGAATATGCGGGTGGCTCGTTATCTCAATTCCCCAACTCTGTTGCTCGTCGATAGTGAGCGGGGTGGGGCCCTCGCTCATGTGGTGGGAACCCTGGAACTCCTCGAACCGATTGAACGGGCCCTGGTGCGAGGCATTGTCATCAATAAATGGCGCGGTCCGCAAGCAGTCAGTCAAGCCGCAGTGTCCTGGTTGGAGGAACGCACAGGAATCCCCGTCTTGGGGGTGATTCCCTGGGATGCGATCGCCTGCTCTCGTCAGGGGACCCTCAATCTCCTCAAACGTGATGGCAAGCCCAGTACCCCAGAGGTAACGGTGGCGGTGGTTCGTCTGCCCCATTTAACAGGATTTGCTGATTTTGACCCCCTAGATGCAGAACCGACGGTGCGGGTGAAGTATGTGTCCCTCAAACAGTCCTTAGGCTATCCCGATGCAGTGATTGTGCCGGGAAGTCGCACCACCCTCGCGGATTTAGAGGTGTTACAAGAGTCGGGAATGGCTCAGGAGATTTTAGATTATCAGTCCGCCGGTGGCACGGTGTTGGGCATTGCCGGAGGCTTTCAGATGTTAGGGGAGTTTGTGGCAGACCCTGAGGGAGTCGAAGGGATGGAAGGACGCATTTCCGGCTTGTCGTTATTGCCCATGACCACAGTGATTACTCAGCAAAAGGTGGCTCGTCAGCGGTCTGTGACCTCCACCTATCCCCATGTAGGACTCCATGTCACTGGCTATGAGTTGCACCGTGGTCGCTCCAAGTTGGCGGAGACCGAGGCCTTTCAACCCCTGTTTGAAGATGCCAAGCTAGGGGTTGTGGATAGCTATCAATCCATCTGGGGAACCTATCTCCATGGGATTTTTGATAGTGGTCCCTGGCGCCGCACCTGGTTAAACCGTTTACGGCAACAGCGGGGCCTCAAGGCCTTGCCGACGGGAATCCCGAATTATCGAGAACAACGGGAGACACTCCTGGAAAATCTCACCGACTTCATCGAGCAAAATATCGACATTAGTCCTCTGATTCAATAA
- a CDS encoding tetratricopeptide repeat protein, which produces MSSPDASDLARINYETAKEEFEQGRYRQAVTLLEQASALSERASPLGGDIQIWLVSAYQSVGDYPSAITLCRQLSRHPNWATRQQSRRLLAILEAPRLASRPEWNVSIPDLNEAEVSQACDRKGSNPSGGRRPPKPRPLREPEPIDPSQINRSDNQFVWFALISSLLILSALIGLS; this is translated from the coding sequence GTGAGTAGCCCCGACGCCAGCGATCTAGCCCGCATCAACTACGAAACTGCCAAAGAGGAGTTTGAACAAGGCCGTTACCGGCAAGCAGTCACCCTCCTCGAACAAGCCAGCGCCCTCAGCGAACGAGCCAGCCCCTTGGGGGGTGACATTCAGATTTGGTTGGTGAGTGCCTATCAATCTGTGGGTGACTATCCCAGCGCCATTACCCTCTGTCGTCAACTGAGCCGTCATCCCAACTGGGCCACCCGCCAACAGAGTCGTCGGCTGCTGGCAATCTTAGAAGCCCCTCGCTTAGCCTCTCGTCCTGAATGGAACGTCAGTATCCCCGACCTCAATGAGGCGGAGGTATCCCAGGCCTGCGATCGCAAAGGGTCCAATCCCAGCGGTGGCCGTCGCCCCCCCAAACCTCGACCCCTGCGGGAACCTGAGCCAATTGATCCCTCGCAAATCAACCGCTCGGACAATCAGTTTGTCTGGTTTGCCCTCATCAGTAGCCTCTTGATTCTCAGTGCCCTGATTGGCTTGAGTTGA
- a CDS encoding TolC family protein: MTRLRDWMVISLTAAIALNCVEVQATPKALGKDLTNEAVADGDLAIPTERTVESLQPDAPSTPVEGNSPPRQAQIVPGAGFPDIPDFPPPFEVGPIDPDEPAPPYLEPHPNFLRFPTRPEEVEIEGTQPITLNQALELAVRNNLDLQQSQLSLEQSLASLRETQADLFPNVNLSSNLTWSDSANARLSIRRQEETLGQRSPTQGDPTSTTWNTELSVNYTVFDFGGRSGRIAAAQAQVHNTELQIEQQLEQVRLQVQNAYYNIQEADMNVQIGRAAVENAEQSLRDARSLESAGVGTRFDVLRAEVQLANDQQVLNEALAEQRVSRRQLARILNVPQSVDLAAADPVDLAGVWELPLDETIILAFRNRAELQQELIDRDIAQEQQRVVRSQGLPQFSVFGSANLVTTSGDGVSGLTEGYSAGAQMQWNLFDGGARAASIRQLEAQEESASVRFADARNQVRSEVEESYYQLDSRLQNVSRATAALELAEESLDLARLRFQAGVGTQTDVIAAQNDLTQARGNLVTAILGYNRSLAQLQRAVSNYPFIDEIQGRL, translated from the coding sequence ATGACCAGATTGCGTGATTGGATGGTGATTAGCTTAACAGCCGCCATCGCCCTCAATTGTGTTGAGGTTCAAGCCACCCCGAAAGCGTTAGGTAAAGACTTAACCAACGAGGCCGTCGCAGACGGCGATCTCGCTATCCCGACAGAGCGAACTGTGGAGTCGTTGCAGCCAGACGCGCCCTCAACTCCCGTCGAAGGCAATTCGCCACCCCGTCAGGCTCAAATCGTCCCTGGGGCTGGCTTTCCCGATATTCCTGATTTCCCTCCGCCCTTTGAGGTGGGCCCCATTGACCCCGATGAACCGGCGCCCCCCTATTTAGAGCCTCATCCCAATTTCTTACGTTTTCCCACACGGCCCGAGGAGGTCGAGATTGAAGGCACACAACCGATTACCCTCAATCAAGCTCTAGAACTGGCGGTTCGCAATAATCTGGATCTTCAGCAAAGTCAGCTGAGTTTGGAACAAAGCCTAGCGAGTCTCCGGGAAACTCAGGCGGATTTGTTCCCCAATGTCAACCTCTCCTCCAATTTGACCTGGAGTGATTCCGCTAACGCTCGTCTGAGTATCCGCCGCCAGGAAGAAACCCTCGGCCAGCGATCGCCCACTCAAGGTGACCCCACCTCAACCACCTGGAATACAGAACTGAGTGTCAACTATACGGTGTTTGATTTCGGCGGGCGCTCCGGACGAATTGCGGCGGCACAAGCCCAGGTTCACAACACGGAATTACAGATTGAGCAACAGCTTGAACAGGTCCGCTTACAGGTTCAGAATGCCTACTACAATATCCAAGAAGCGGATATGAATGTGCAGATTGGCCGGGCAGCCGTGGAAAATGCTGAACAGAGTTTACGGGATGCTCGGTCTCTGGAGTCTGCTGGGGTCGGAACTCGCTTTGATGTCTTGCGGGCAGAAGTTCAGCTCGCCAATGACCAGCAGGTTCTCAATGAAGCCTTGGCAGAACAGCGGGTGTCACGGCGGCAGTTAGCGCGGATCTTAAATGTGCCCCAATCGGTGGATCTGGCCGCCGCTGATCCGGTTGATTTAGCAGGGGTCTGGGAGTTGCCTCTCGATGAAACCATTATTTTGGCCTTCCGCAATCGGGCTGAGTTGCAACAGGAACTGATTGATCGCGATATTGCTCAGGAACAACAACGGGTGGTGCGATCGCAGGGACTTCCCCAATTCTCCGTGTTTGGTTCGGCAAACTTGGTGACGACCTCTGGCGATGGGGTCAGCGGCTTAACCGAAGGCTACTCCGCCGGGGCCCAAATGCAGTGGAATCTCTTTGATGGAGGTGCCAGAGCAGCGTCCATTCGACAACTTGAAGCCCAGGAAGAGTCGGCATCGGTCCGCTTTGCTGATGCTCGCAACCAAGTGCGCTCTGAGGTGGAAGAATCCTACTATCAACTCGACTCCCGCCTCCAAAACGTCAGTCGAGCCACCGCCGCCCTCGAATTAGCTGAGGAAAGTCTTGATTTAGCCCGTTTGCGATTTCAAGCCGGGGTGGGAACCCAAACCGATGTGATTGCAGCTCAAAATGATTTAACCCAAGCTCGGGGGAACCTAGTCACGGCTATTTTGGGCTACAACCGCTCCTTGGCTCAGTTGCAGCGTGCCGTCAGCAATTATCCCTTCATTGATGAGATTCAAGGACGGCTCTGA
- a CDS encoding 2Fe-2S iron-sulfur cluster-binding protein, whose translation MANIKFVNEDLEVVAADGANLRIKALENKVDVYKTWGKLTNCGGYGQCGTCIVEVIEGMENLSPPTETEKRKLRKKPDSYRLACQVQVNGEVSIKTKP comes from the coding sequence ATGGCTAATATTAAGTTTGTTAACGAGGACTTGGAAGTCGTCGCGGCCGATGGTGCAAATTTACGGATTAAAGCCCTTGAAAATAAAGTTGATGTCTACAAAACCTGGGGCAAGCTGACGAACTGTGGTGGCTACGGACAATGTGGAACCTGCATTGTTGAGGTCATTGAGGGGATGGAGAACCTATCGCCGCCAACGGAAACAGAAAAGCGGAAGTTGCGTAAGAAACCCGACAGCTATCGTTTGGCTTGTCAAGTACAGGTCAACGGTGAGGTGAGCATTAAAACCAAGCCATGA
- the psbM gene encoding photosystem II reaction center protein PsbM — protein sequence MEVNDLGFVASLLFVLVPTVFLLILYIQTQSRES from the coding sequence ATGGAAGTTAATGATCTTGGTTTTGTAGCGAGTCTTTTATTTGTGCTCGTGCCCACGGTTTTCTTGTTAATTCTGTATATCCAGACCCAAAGCCGGGAGAGCTAA